The Bos indicus x Bos taurus breed Angus x Brahman F1 hybrid chromosome 11, Bos_hybrid_MaternalHap_v2.0, whole genome shotgun sequence genome includes a region encoding these proteins:
- the ZNF2 gene encoding zinc finger protein 2 isoform X2, which yields MEPKGRGSLSEDSDLPQAGNPKENGLTTVLLTCASQGSMMRDMAEALTQWEQLNPPQGGEPKKPRNLVLLDWGTGPQSKEVTPEQDIPEEESTPGVLVERFPKESSSECEDSLKNQQENHEKHLIQEVGPQTKPSGERSYQCDEFGRNFSRRSLLVQQQGERRHSRDSFKKNLKQNSDLMKHEKICAGKKPWKCNECEKAFSYYSAFVLHQRIHTGEKPYECNECGKAFSQSIHLTLHQRIHTGEKPYRCHECGKAFSHRSALIRHHIIHTGEKPYECNECGKAFNQSSYLTQHQRIHTGEKPYECNECGKAFSQSTFLTQHQVIHTGEKPYKCNECGKAFSDRSGLIQHQRTHTGERPYECNECGKAFGYCSALTQHQRTHTGEKPYKCNDCAKAFSDRSALIRHQRTHTGEKPYKCKDCGKAFSQSSSLTKHQKTHTGEKPYKCKECGKAFSQSSSLSQHQKTHSGGKIREYGKAFSEHSAFNQQKRIDTG from the exons GGATCGATGATGAGGGACATGGCCGAGGCTCTCACCCAGTGGGAACAGCTGAACCCTCCGCAGGGAGGTGAGCCTAAGAAGCCTAGGAATCTGGTCTTGCTCG ACTGGGGTACAGGACCACAGAGCAAGGAGGTAACCCCAGAGCAGGACATTCCTGAAGAAGAATCAACCCCTGGGGTGTTAGTAGAGAGATTTCCAAAGGAAAGTTCCAGTGAATGTGAAGATTCTTTAAAGAATCAGCAGGAAAACCATGAGAAACATTTAATACAAGAGGTTGGTCCTCAGACGAAACCTTCTGGGGAGAGAAGCTACCAGTGTGATGAATTTGGAAGAAATTTTAGTCGGAGGTCATTACTTGTccaacagcaaggagagagacGACATAGTcgtgattcatttaaaaagaacttgAAGCAAAATTCAGATCTAATGAAACATGAGAAAATctgtgcaggaaagaaaccttggaaGTGTAACGAGTGTGAGAAGGCCTTTAGTTATTACTCAGCTTTTGTCTTGCATCAGCGAATTCACACAGGAgaaaaaccctatgaatgtaatgAATGCGGTAAAGCCTTCAGTCAGAGCATACACCTGACTCTGCACCAGAGgattcacacaggagagaaaccttacagaTGTCacgaatgtgggaaagccttcagtcACCGCTCGGCCCTTATTAGGCATCATataattcatactggagagaaaccttatgaatgCAATGAATGCGGGAAGGCCTTCAATCAGAGTTCATACCTCACTCAACATCaacgaattcatactggagagaaaccttacgagtgtaatgaatgtgggaaggccttcagcCAAAGCACATTCCTTACCCAGCATCAGGTcatccacactggagagaaaccctataagTGTAATGAGTGTGGAAAAGCTTTCAGTGATCGCTCAGGCCTCATTCAGCACCAGAGAACTCATACCGGGGAGAGGCCTTATGAGTGTAAtgaatgtgggaaggcctttgGCTACTGCTCAGCCCTGACTCAACACCAGAGAACTCACACTGGGGAGAAACCCTACAAGTGCAACGATTGTGCCAAAGCCTTCAGTGACCGTTCAGCCCTTATCCGTCATCAGAGAacacacactggagagaaaccttacaagtGTAAGGACTGTGGAAAAGCCTTCAGCCAGAGCTCATCTCTTACAAAGCATCAGAAAACtcacactggagaaaaacccTATAAGTGTAAGGAATGTGGAAAGGCTTTCAGCCAGAGTTCATCCCTttctcaacatcagaaaactcaTTCTGGAGGGAAAATCAGGGAATATGGAAAAGCCTTTAGTGAGCATTCAGCCTTCAACCAGCAAAAGAGAATTGATACAGGATAA
- the ZNF2 gene encoding zinc finger protein 2 isoform X1: MEPKGRGSLSEDSDLPQAGNPKENGLTTVLLTCASQGSMMRDMAEALTQWEQLNPPQGGEPKKPRNLVLLGLPISKPDVISQLESGEVLERKVSKAANPDWGTGPQSKEVTPEQDIPEEESTPGVLVERFPKESSSECEDSLKNQQENHEKHLIQEVGPQTKPSGERSYQCDEFGRNFSRRSLLVQQQGERRHSRDSFKKNLKQNSDLMKHEKICAGKKPWKCNECEKAFSYYSAFVLHQRIHTGEKPYECNECGKAFSQSIHLTLHQRIHTGEKPYRCHECGKAFSHRSALIRHHIIHTGEKPYECNECGKAFNQSSYLTQHQRIHTGEKPYECNECGKAFSQSTFLTQHQVIHTGEKPYKCNECGKAFSDRSGLIQHQRTHTGERPYECNECGKAFGYCSALTQHQRTHTGEKPYKCNDCAKAFSDRSALIRHQRTHTGEKPYKCKDCGKAFSQSSSLTKHQKTHTGEKPYKCKECGKAFSQSSSLSQHQKTHSGGKIREYGKAFSEHSAFNQQKRIDTG; this comes from the exons GGATCGATGATGAGGGACATGGCCGAGGCTCTCACCCAGTGGGAACAGCTGAACCCTCCGCAGGGAGGTGAGCCTAAGAAGCCTAGGAATCTGGTCTTGCTCG GGCTTCCAATTTCCAAGCCTGATGTAATCTCTCAGTTGGAGAGTGGGGAGGTGCTGGAAAGAAAAGTCTCAAAAGCAGCTAATCCAG ACTGGGGTACAGGACCACAGAGCAAGGAGGTAACCCCAGAGCAGGACATTCCTGAAGAAGAATCAACCCCTGGGGTGTTAGTAGAGAGATTTCCAAAGGAAAGTTCCAGTGAATGTGAAGATTCTTTAAAGAATCAGCAGGAAAACCATGAGAAACATTTAATACAAGAGGTTGGTCCTCAGACGAAACCTTCTGGGGAGAGAAGCTACCAGTGTGATGAATTTGGAAGAAATTTTAGTCGGAGGTCATTACTTGTccaacagcaaggagagagacGACATAGTcgtgattcatttaaaaagaacttgAAGCAAAATTCAGATCTAATGAAACATGAGAAAATctgtgcaggaaagaaaccttggaaGTGTAACGAGTGTGAGAAGGCCTTTAGTTATTACTCAGCTTTTGTCTTGCATCAGCGAATTCACACAGGAgaaaaaccctatgaatgtaatgAATGCGGTAAAGCCTTCAGTCAGAGCATACACCTGACTCTGCACCAGAGgattcacacaggagagaaaccttacagaTGTCacgaatgtgggaaagccttcagtcACCGCTCGGCCCTTATTAGGCATCATataattcatactggagagaaaccttatgaatgCAATGAATGCGGGAAGGCCTTCAATCAGAGTTCATACCTCACTCAACATCaacgaattcatactggagagaaaccttacgagtgtaatgaatgtgggaaggccttcagcCAAAGCACATTCCTTACCCAGCATCAGGTcatccacactggagagaaaccctataagTGTAATGAGTGTGGAAAAGCTTTCAGTGATCGCTCAGGCCTCATTCAGCACCAGAGAACTCATACCGGGGAGAGGCCTTATGAGTGTAAtgaatgtgggaaggcctttgGCTACTGCTCAGCCCTGACTCAACACCAGAGAACTCACACTGGGGAGAAACCCTACAAGTGCAACGATTGTGCCAAAGCCTTCAGTGACCGTTCAGCCCTTATCCGTCATCAGAGAacacacactggagagaaaccttacaagtGTAAGGACTGTGGAAAAGCCTTCAGCCAGAGCTCATCTCTTACAAAGCATCAGAAAACtcacactggagaaaaacccTATAAGTGTAAGGAATGTGGAAAGGCTTTCAGCCAGAGTTCATCCCTttctcaacatcagaaaactcaTTCTGGAGGGAAAATCAGGGAATATGGAAAAGCCTTTAGTGAGCATTCAGCCTTCAACCAGCAAAAGAGAATTGATACAGGATAA
- the ZNF2 gene encoding zinc finger protein 2 isoform X4, whose protein sequence is MKHEKICAGKKPWKCNECEKAFSYYSAFVLHQRIHTGEKPYECNECGKAFSQSIHLTLHQRIHTGEKPYRCHECGKAFSHRSALIRHHIIHTGEKPYECNECGKAFNQSSYLTQHQRIHTGEKPYECNECGKAFSQSTFLTQHQVIHTGEKPYKCNECGKAFSDRSGLIQHQRTHTGERPYECNECGKAFGYCSALTQHQRTHTGEKPYKCNDCAKAFSDRSALIRHQRTHTGEKPYKCKDCGKAFSQSSSLTKHQKTHTGEKPYKCKECGKAFSQSSSLSQHQKTHSGGKIREYGKAFSEHSAFNQQKRIDTG, encoded by the coding sequence ATGAAACATGAGAAAATctgtgcaggaaagaaaccttggaaGTGTAACGAGTGTGAGAAGGCCTTTAGTTATTACTCAGCTTTTGTCTTGCATCAGCGAATTCACACAGGAgaaaaaccctatgaatgtaatgAATGCGGTAAAGCCTTCAGTCAGAGCATACACCTGACTCTGCACCAGAGgattcacacaggagagaaaccttacagaTGTCacgaatgtgggaaagccttcagtcACCGCTCGGCCCTTATTAGGCATCATataattcatactggagagaaaccttatgaatgCAATGAATGCGGGAAGGCCTTCAATCAGAGTTCATACCTCACTCAACATCaacgaattcatactggagagaaaccttacgagtgtaatgaatgtgggaaggccttcagcCAAAGCACATTCCTTACCCAGCATCAGGTcatccacactggagagaaaccctataagTGTAATGAGTGTGGAAAAGCTTTCAGTGATCGCTCAGGCCTCATTCAGCACCAGAGAACTCATACCGGGGAGAGGCCTTATGAGTGTAAtgaatgtgggaaggcctttgGCTACTGCTCAGCCCTGACTCAACACCAGAGAACTCACACTGGGGAGAAACCCTACAAGTGCAACGATTGTGCCAAAGCCTTCAGTGACCGTTCAGCCCTTATCCGTCATCAGAGAacacacactggagagaaaccttacaagtGTAAGGACTGTGGAAAAGCCTTCAGCCAGAGCTCATCTCTTACAAAGCATCAGAAAACtcacactggagaaaaacccTATAAGTGTAAGGAATGTGGAAAGGCTTTCAGCCAGAGTTCATCCCTttctcaacatcagaaaactcaTTCTGGAGGGAAAATCAGGGAATATGGAAAAGCCTTTAGTGAGCATTCAGCCTTCAACCAGCAAAAGAGAATTGATACAGGATAA
- the PROM2 gene encoding LOW QUALITY PROTEIN: prominin-2 (The sequence of the model RefSeq protein was modified relative to this genomic sequence to represent the inferred CDS: inserted 1 base in 1 codon) has translation MVRSPDLLAALLGLGLGAVLTLXGAGAAGCRALGPAERLVFAPAAKARWLAPRVRAPGPLDSLYGTVRGFLSVVQLNPFPAELIKTLLNEPASVKVDEVVRYQAGYVVCAVIAGLYLLAMPTAGLCFCCLRCRRRCGGRVKMEHKAMACERAVLVTFLLLTTLVLLIGVVTAFVTNQHMHEQMGPSAEAVPQTLLSLRGLVSEVPLELQAVAEQFSLPQEQVLKELNGVGSSIGKAIHSQLKSTMYEALASVLSLGQALQVSVDHLRGLNATSVELQEGQEALAPALHGHRQRLLSLLQEPPCQGCAGALDKSHTLELGADFSQVPSVDHVLHQLKGVPEANFYSMVLEENTTFNALPILAALQTADMISELKKVVAEQPRGLNTMGEAFPVWEAASRWSQALEEVEERSRPFLEEVQSYERYRWIAGCVLCSVVLLVVVCNLLGLNLGIWGLSAREDPSHSEAKGESGARFLMVGVGFSFLFAVPLIILIFSTFLVGGNVQTLVCQSWESGELYEFVDTPGNLPPSMNLSQLLGLKKNLSILLAYEQCKQGAVLWTVLQLNDSYDLEKHLDISQYTIKLQQELQKLKVDVKNLDLLSPAARRDLEALQSSGLESIHYPGFLAEIQKPVVNSDVEKLAQELDGLSQTQGNATLGQKLQEEARGLQHLHQEKILPQQNLVAKLNRSVQALASSAPHLQSEISGVLDRVTHLKEELPTWATHILRNESECFLKREMGYFSQYMAWVREEVTQRIATCQPLSGALDSGRVILCDMVADPWNAFWFCLGWCTFFLIPSIVFAIKTSKYFRPIRKRLSSTSSEETQLFHIPRVTSLKL, from the exons ATGGTGCGCTCGCCCGACCTCCTGGCGGCcctcctgggcctgggcctgggggcaGTCCTGACCC CCGGGGCGGGCGCGGCGGGCTGCAGGGCCCTCGGCCCGGCGGAGCGCCTGGTTTTCGCCCCGGCGGCCAAGGCCCGCTGGCTGGCCCCTCGCGTCCGCGCCCCGGGACCCCTGGACTCACTGTACGGCACCGTGCGCGGCTTCCTCTCCGTGGTGCAGCTCAACCCCTTCCCCGCGG AGCTGATAAAGACCCTGCTGAATGAGCCGGCCTCTGTGAAGGTGGATGAG GTGGTGCGGTACCAGGCCGGCTACGTGGTGTGCGCTGTGATCGCCGGCCTCTACCTGCTGGCGATGCCCACCGCGGGGCTCTGCTTCTGCTGTTTGCGCTGCCGCCGGCGCTGCGGTGGTCGAGTGAAGATGGAGCACAAGGCGATGGCCTGCGAGCGCGCTGTCCTCGTGACGTTCCTGCTGCTGACCACCCTCGTGCTGCT GATCGGTGTGGTCACTGCCTTTGTCACCAACCAGCACATGCACGAGCAGATGGGCCCCAGTGCCGAGGCTGTGCCGCAGACCCTGCTCAGCCTCCGGGGCCTGGTCTCCGAGGTGCCCCTG GAGCTGCAGGCCGTGGCAGAGCAGTTTTCCCTTCCTCAGGAGCAAGTCTTGAAGGAACTTAATG GCGTCGGCAGCAGCATCGGGAAGGCGATCCACTCCCAGCTCAAGAGCACCATGTATGAGGCGCTGGCCTCAGTACTCAGCCTGGGCCAGG CCCTGCAGGTCTCTGTGGACCACCTCCGAGGCCTGAACGCCACCTCTGTGGAGCTGCAGGAGGGGCAGGAGGCCCTGGCACCGGCTCTCCATGGGCACCGGCAGCGCCTCCTGTCACTACTGCAGGAGCCCCCCTGCCAGGGCTGTGCAGGGGCCCTGGACAAAAGCCACACCCTGGAGCTGGGAGCAGACTTCAGCCAG GTGCCCTCTGTGGACCACGTCCTACATCAGCTGAAAGGCGTCCCAGAGGCCAACTTCTACAGCATGGTCTTGGAG GAGAACACCACCTTCAATGCCCTCCCGATCCTGGCTGCCTTGCAGACGGCCGACATGATCAGCG AGCTGAAGAAGGTCGTGGCTGAGCAGCCCAGAGGGCTAAACACAATGGGAGAAGCGTTCCCAGTCTGGGAGGCAGCTTCTCGCTGGAGCCAGGCGCTGGAGGAGGTCGAAGAGCGCAGCCGccccttcctggaggaagtgcaGAGCTATGAGAGATACAG gtggattgcaGGTTGCGTGCTGTGCTCTGTGGTCCTGCTTGTGGTGGTCTGTAACCTGCTGGGCCTCAACCTGGGCATCTGGGGGCTATCTGCCAGAGAGGACCCCAGCCACTCGGAAGCCAAGGGTGAATCTGGAGCCCGCTTCCTCATGGT CGGTGTGGGCTTCAGCTTCCTCTTCGCTGTGCCCCTCATCATCCTCATCTTCTCCACCTTCCTGGTGGGCGGCAACGTGCAGACGCTGGTGTGCCAGAGCTGGGAGAGTGGAGAGCTGTACGAG tTTGTAGACACTCCAGGGAACTTGCCACCGTCCATGAACTTGTCCCAACTCCTTGGCCTGAAGAAGAACCTCAGCATCCTCCTGGCCTACGA GCAGTGCAAGCAAGGGGCCGTGCTCTGGACTGTCCTGCAGCTCAATGACTCCTATGACCTGGAGAAGCACCTGGATATCAGCCAG taCACCATCAAGCTGCAACAGGAGTTGCAGAAGCTCAAAGTGGACGTGAAGAATCTGGACCTGCTGAGCCCAGCCGCCCGCCGGGACCTGGAGGCTCTGCAGAGCAGTGGGCTCGAGAGCATTCATTACCCTGGCTTCCTTGCCGAG ATTCAGAAGCCAGTGGTGAATAGTGACGTGGAGAAGCTGGCCCAGGAGCTGGACGGACTGTCCCAGACCCAA GGCAATGCTACGCTGGGGCAGAAGCTGCAGGAAGAGGCCCGAGGGCTCCAACACCTCCATCAGGAGAAGATCCTCCCACAGCAGAACCTTGTG GCTAAACTCAACCGCAGTGTCCAGGCACTGGCATCCTCTGCCCCACATCTCCAG TCGGAGATCTCAGGTGTCCTGGACAGAGTCACTCACCTGAAAGAAGAGCTGCCGACCTGGGCCACCCATATCCTGAGGAAT GAAAGTGAGTGTTTCCTGAAGCGGGAGATGGGCTACTTCTCCCAGTACATGGCCTGGGTGAGAGAGGAG GTGACTCAGCGCATTGCCACCTGCCAGCCCCTCTCCGGAGCCCTGGACAGCGGCCGTGTGATCCTGTGTGACATGGTGGCTGACCCCTGG AACGCCTTCTGGTTCTGCCTGGGGTGGTGCACCTTCTTCCTGATCCCCAGCATCGTCTTTGCTATCAAGACCTCCAAGTACTTCCGTCCCATCCGGAAACGCCTCAG CTCCACCAGCTCCGAGGAGACGCAGCTCTTCCACATCCCCCGGGTCACCTCCCTGAAGCTCTAG